The genomic window TTCTTCAAAAAAAGCTCTAAATTCATCAGTTAATTCTGGCATTTCATGAAACCGTTTTAAGGTAATATAAAGGGCATTTTTTCCTATCCATTGATCCGTATCTGGCCAAAAGTAAAACCCCCGCCTATCATAACTAAAACAAGTCACAGGAATATCATATAATGGTTCTAAAGCTAAATCAATCAATCCTGCTAAATAATAGGCATTTGTAAACAAAAAATCTGATTGTTTTAAATAGTTTAATAATAAAGGAGATTTATTAACTTGTTTTCTAAATTCTTCCACATCAATGAGTTCAGTTGTGGGGTCAGTTTCAGGGGTTAAAAAGCCTTTAAATAAAGCATTGTGGCTAGATTGAAAAAAAGTTCCTGTATTAAGATGAAGTAATAATAATAACAAAATAGTGTTAATAGCGATCGCACTGCCAAACAACCATCGTTTTACCCATATTTTTGAATAGTTTAACCATCGTTCTCCATACAATCCTAATAGGAAAATCATGCCCCAGTAACCAGGTATTGGCCAAGTAACTAATATTTGTTCTTTGCCTCCTAAAATAATTAATCCCAGGGTTAACGGTAAAGATATCCAATAAATAAATAATTTTTTATTACTTAAATTATCAACATTTTTTTTCTTAGATAATAATTGATAACCATCACAATATAAACTTTTAGTCATTACCCACCACAAGGGAAATCCAATAGTTGGAAATAATAGAGCAATGTTTACTCCGAATACACCTAAAGCATTGAGAATATGATAAGATTTCTGAGGAGCATTAGGTACAGGTAAAAAGCGATCAGAAAGCTGAAACTTTAAAGATATCCAGTCATGTTGATAATTCCAAAATAATAAAGGAAATAAAGTTAGAATAAATAAAAATAATCCTAAAATTGTCCAACGAGAAAGCAAAGCTTTACGGTAATTATTACTACTTAAACAAAAGCCAACTAAACAAAATCCTAAAACAAAACCATGATATTTGCTTAAACAAGCTAATCCGATTAAAACACCTAAAATGCTGAGACGATAACTCGGTACATAAAGTTGATTTCGTCTTGTAAAGAATTCGTCAGTAGCACAATATAAAGCAGCCGACCAAAAAAAAATCAAAGGACTATCAGGCAGGGTGATGATGCCAAAACCTAACTGAAAAATTGGAATAATTGAGCATAATACTAAGGTTATTTTTGCTGCTGTTTTGCTAAACAATTTAGCACTGGTTAGATATAATAAAAATAGACTGCCTGTATATAAAATTAAAGTTCCAATCCGTAAAGTAAAAGGAGATGTAATTCCCGTTAACCAAATACCCAAACCAGTGGTTAAAGCGACCATAATGGGATGATCAAAATAACTCCAATCGAGATGTTTAGTATAAAGATAATAATAGCCTTCATCGTAGCCAGGCAAGAGCCAAAAAGCGACAAAAGATCGGAATAATAAACCTATTAATAAAATCCAAGCAATCGATAGAGTTTCAGGGTTTTCTTTTTTGAGGATAACGAAATTAAAAGAGAATAGCCTTTTAAATACAAAAAATATAGGATTATTCATTGACAACTTTAATAAAAATCGGGAGCAGTTTACACCAAAAAATTATTTCAACAAGATTAACCTTTTAGACTTTGTTCAAATACCCTTCCACTAAAATATCTCTATCCACTTGACGCAGACTAACATTTTGTAATGATAAAGCATCAGACATTTTTTCTAAGCCTAAATTGCCTACAGGAGAAGCAGCTGAGAAACCGCCGATGATTTTCGGGGCAATAAATGCCATAATTTTTTGAATTCCCCCTTGGGCAATGGCTTCTGCTGCTAAAACTCCCCCACATTCCCACAAAATGCTGGATAATTGTCGTTCACATAGAACATCCATCACCTGAGAAGGGATTAGAGGAGATAATTCAATCACTTCTACCCCTTTCCTTCGTAACTGTGTTTGTAGAGAGGGATTTTTGCCCCATTCTGTAAACACAATAGTCGGTGCTATCTCAACATTCCAGAGATTAGCGTCTTGAGGTAGATGTAAATTACGACTCATTACCACTCGCAAAGGATTGCGTCCAGTAGCTTGATGAATAGTCAAATGGGGATTATCCCGACGAACTGTATTCCCCCCGACGATCACCGCATCACAACCAGCCCTCATTTCATGAACCAATTGCCGAGACTTTGTTCCCGTTACCCAAGCACTATGGCCTGTACTGCTGGAAATTTTACCATCAAGGGTCATGGCATACTTGAGGATACCAAATGGCTGATTATGAAGAATGCGATGACAAAAAGCTTCATTTAAGCGGAGACAGGCTGCTTCTTCAACCCCAACTGTAACCTCTATTCCGGCCTCTTGTAATCTCGCAATACCCTTTCCTGAAACTAATGGGTTAGGATCGACCATACCCACTACGACCCTAGCGACTTTAGCCGAAATTAATGCTTCTGTACAGGGGGGTGTGCGACCATAATGGTTGCAGGGTTCTAAATTGACATAAACCGTCCCTCCTACGGCCTTTTCCCCTGCCTCTCGTAAGGCAAAAACTTCTGCATGGGGTTCTCCGGCTTTGAGGTGAAATCCTTCTCCGATAATTTTCCCCTCTTTAACAATAACCGCACCCACCAAAGGGTTAGGAGAGGTATAACCCAAACCTCGACGGGCTAAAGTTAAACATCTTTGCATCATTTGTTGATCAACGTTATCTGGAGTCATCATAAGTCCGGCGTAATGGAAAGTCCTATTTTTGTTAAGGTTGTAACAAAAAATCAGGGATAATTATTAAGTGACCTTGACGAAATTAGGGGATTCTCTTTAGAGTTTATACACTAAGTAAGGAAATGACTGCTAAAAAAACCTTTAACGAATAATTTAGTCATTTCCAGTGTTAATGATTTTGTGAATCATCTTCTAAAAATGGTATCAACACGAACAACAAAAGATGTCCCTAGCTGGCAACCGTTAAAAGCGGTTGCTAGATCCTTTTCTCCTTATTGGATTGCTTGTATTCCTTTAGCAGCCATTATTACTATTGTTTTAAATAAGGCTGTTGTTGCTCAAGATGTAGAAGTTGACATATTCGCTCTGACAGAAGCAACCCCTGAGGCAATTATTCAACTACAAGGAACCCTCAACGCTATCTGGGTACTCATTGCAGCGATTCTCGTAATCTTTATGAATGCGGGTTTCGGGATGTTAGAAACTGGCTTTTGTCGTCACAAAAATGCAGTTAATATCCTGGCTAAGAACCTAATTGTGTTTGCCTTAGCCACCCTTGCTTATTGGGCGCTGGGTTACTCTCTCATGTTTGGTGGCCCGGAAAATCCCATCATTGGTTTTGGGGGTTGGTTCCTCAGTGGAGAACCCGCTACCTATGGCCTTGATCCTTTTCCTATCGGCCTCCCTGTTTCTGTGGCGTTCTTATTCCAAGCAGCCTTTGCTGGAACTGCCGCCACTATTGTGTCAGGGGCGGTAGCCGAACGAATCAAGTTCACTGACTTTTTAATTTTCAGTTTATTGTTAGTGGGTATTTCCTATCCCATTACCGGTCACTGGGTTTGGAGTGGTGGTTGGTTAGGGTCTCTGGGATTTAGTGACTTTGCTGGTTCTACCGTGGTTCACTCCGTTGGAGGTTGGGCTGCATTAATGGGGGCAGCAATCTTAGGTCCGAGAATGGGTAAATATGTAGATGGTCGTCCCCAAGCTATTCCTGGCCATAACATGAGTATTGCTACTTTAGGCTGTCTGATTCTTTGGATTGGCTGGTTTGGCTTTAATCCTGGTTCTCAATTGGCTGCTGATAGTGCCGTTCCTTACATTGCTGTTACCACCAACTTAGCTGCTGCTGCCGGCGGAGTTGCTGCAACTTTTGTGGCTTGGGCTAAAGATGGTAAACCTGACCTTTCTATGATCATTAATGGTATCTTAGCCGGGTTAGTGGGTATTACCGCCGGATGTAATGGTGTATCCTATTGGGGTGCTGTGATCATCGGTGCTGTTGCTGGTGTCATCGTTGTCTATTCCGTTAGCTTTATTGATTCAGTTCTCAAAATTGATGATCCAGTTGGGGCCATTTCGGTTCACTTAGTCAATGGAATGTGGGGAACCTTAGCCGTTGGCTTATTTAACACCGAAAGCGGTTTATTTTACGGTGGCGGTATAGGTCAACTCATCAATCAAATTATTGGGATCGTTGCCATTGGTGCGTTTACTGTTGCCTTTAGTGCCATTGTCTGGACCGTTCTCAAGGCTACAATGGGTATCCGTGTCAGTGCTGAAGAAGAACTCAATGGCCTCGATATTGGAGAACATGGTATGGAAGCTTATCATGGCTTCGTGAAAGAACCCGATGGTTTTGGGGGTGCAGGTTCTCATAGTATTAATGACGATATTCCCACTGGGGCCGGAATGTAATTGATTTCCCTCTCAACCATAAGTCCGCAGTGATAGCGGACTTTTTTTTATCTTTTTCTCAGAAAGCTCCCAGATTATCCTCAGATTCATCCTCCATAGTAGAAAGTGTCAAAGAGAATTCAGGAGTTACCCCGATGAAATTACGCCGTTTTGCTGCTTTTGGTCTTTCTTCTTCTTTATTATTCGGTTCTGCTCTTTTCTTACCCTTGTTTCCTTCTCAAGCTACGGCTAATCAGATAGAGGCGCAATTAATTGCCCAAGAAGTTTCTGTGTTATCTTCGAGTAATTTTATTACTGTCGAACAAGATCATCAAACCACGGGTCAAGTTCGTGTGATTCGCCTCAATGGAAAACGCTACCTAGACTTTGATTCTGAGTTTACCACTGCCCAAGGCCCCGATGTTCAAATTATTCTTTATCGGGGTAAAACAGTTCCTCTCAATGTTTCTGAAGAGAACTATATTACCTTAGCTAAACTCAAAAGCTTTAATGGCTCACAACGCTACGAAATCCCCAATAATCTTGACTTGGATGATGTACAATCTGTCGGCATTTGGTGTCGTAAATTTAATGTGACTTTTGCCTATGCTTCCCTTTAATTTTGTTGATGAGGCTTATGCTTGACTGGTTTAATGGGTTTGGGTAACGGGAAATGAGGAGAGGAGGAAGGAAGGGGACGATCTAAGTTATGGCTAGGGGATGAAGGGCGATCGCTATTTTGTGACCGTTTTTGAGGACGAAATGGTGATGAACTTCGTTTTTTATCGAAATTCCCCTTCTTTTTGCTCATGCTTCCTAAATTGGTTCCTGTTTTAATGGTCAGTTGATTATCCATCAATTCGACTTGTAGATCCCAAAAACAACCCACTGCTTGATCAGGAAGGACTCCTTGCAATTTCAGCTTAAAAAACCGAGGTTTTCCTGAAGAATCCCTAGGAGACTGACGAATTTTAACAATGACAATTTTTTTGGTGTGGGACGCATAAATGACTTGGCCACGAATGGAAAAATCCCCACTTTTGATGGGAACACCAGAGGATAGGTAATCTTCTGATAGGGATACATCAGTTCTTTGAGGATGTAAGGTTTCAGGTTCCCAAACGCCGACGATTTGTAATTGTAGTTGATTGTCAGCAAACCGAGTTCGGGGGTAAACAACCCACAAATGGGGTTTATCTAAATCAATATGTTTTTTGAAGAGACTGAGAACTTTACCTAAAACAACAGTATCAATAATGCTGCCTTCTTTGGTGATCAGTATTCCTCTCGTTTGATGGTCTTGAGAACGCTGATATTGACCCTCAATTAAACCAATTGCCCGATATTGTCTAGGACGACTCGGAGGAGGAATGGGAACATTGTTTTGAAGGCCATTGTCAGAGGAAGATAGCATAATTTCAGCCGTGTCACGGAATGCTTCTGATGACTAAATTATCAGCTTTCTTTAAGAAGTATAGGTAAATCAAGTATTTTTTAAGAATAGATGATCGGATTCTATCTAACTTACAACTTTTCTAAATAACTTAATAAATCAGCCATATCCTGGGGACTCGGTTGAAATTTCGGCATAGGGGGGGTGTTACCACTGATTACTTGTTGAATTAAACTAATTTTTGATTTATGTTTTTGAACATGATGCAAACTAGGCCCAACAATCCCATCAGCTTCTAAGCCATGACAGCCAGCACAATTAATCTCAAAAATTGCCTGACCTCTACTCACATCACCTTGACGGGATAACACTTCATGAATGTAGGGATCGGAAATTTGATGAAGATACCAACCGACTATGACGACGATAGCCAGAAAAATCATGCCTAGAATAATTAGGATTAGTCGTTGGATAGCATCCTTGGGTTGGATTAATTCTTCATTCACAGTCATTTATCGTATTGGCCTTCTCTTTACATTTTGCAATCTTTTGGGGGTAAAAAGCTAGTCTCGTTAACTGATGTAACAATTTAAGGTAACTCTCACTCTTAATATTAATTTTATTTAAAAAGGTTTGACAAAATGCCAGTTAGTCATCACAGTAATGGAGTTACCTAGTCTTTCGAGCAAGCAAGGGAGCAAAATTTTCCTGATTCCTCTAGAATTGGGACAACCTTCTCCAGTACCATAGGATAGTCATAATTGATCTCATTGAGGAGAAACCCCATGATTGAACCTTTACTCTTAGGCATTGTTTTAGGTCTTATTCCCATTACTTTAGCTGGTTTATTCGTTGCTGCCTACTTACAATATAAACGGGGTAACCAACTCAACTTAGAATAATGGTGTGAATGACCCGATGCTAATGCCAATAGACAGCTTGGGTTTACTCTCCAACAGATAACTCTGCTGATCAAGAGTCATCTGATCCCCTCAACTATTGGTTGACCCACTTGAAAGCACCCCATCCTCCAAGGATGGGGTTTTGTCTAAAAATTAAGGGTAAGCTCAAATTAATTATTAATCACCTTAAATTTATCAGATCAACATAGGGATAATCAAGGTGTTTAGCTTAAAATGATCTAAAAGATAGTGCTATACTAACAAAACTATTTAATGATAATTTATCAAACAATTATCTCTGCATTAGCTCTACCTTTTCCATCCTCAAAACGTGACTACTCAAACTCCTTCCCTTCCCAATAAACCAGAGACTTTACCCACCAATACCCTTGATAAAAGTCTCGATCGCCAAATGATAGTTATCCTTGACTTTGGTTCTCAGTATTCAGAATTAATTGCCCGTCGCATTCGAGAAACCCAAGTCTATTCTGAAGTGCTATCCTATCGCACAACAGCCCAAAAATTACGTCAACTAAACCCTAAAGGTATTATCTTATCAGGAGGCCCCAACTCTGTCTATGATGATCGCGCCCCTCAATGCGATCCTGACATTTGGCAGTTAGGCATTCCCGTCTTAGGGGTTTGCTACGGAATGCAGTTAATGGTCAAACAACTTGGGGGACAAGTTGAAAAAGCCCTTAGGGGAGAATATGGCAAAGCGTCTCTTCGTATTGATGACCCCACGGACTTATTAACCAATGTAGAAGATGGTTCAACCATGTGGATGAGTCATGGAGACTCTTGTACCCGTCTTCCCGAAGGCTTCTCCATTTTAGCCCACACTGAAAATACCCTATGTGCTGCGATCGCCGATCACGATAAGAAACTGTTTGGGGTTCAATTTCATCCCGAAGTGGTTCACTCAGTGGATGGAATCGCCCTCATTCGTAATTTTGTTTATCATATTTGTGAATGTGAACCTACATGGACAACAGAAGCCTTTGTGGATGAAACCATCCGAGAAATTCGGGCTAAAGTCAGAGATAAACGGGTATTACTCGCCCTATCTGGCGGTGTGGACTCTTCTACCCTAGCCTTTTTACTACATCAAGCCATTGGGGACAATTTAACCTGTATGTTTATCGATCAAGGATTCATGCGGAAAGGGGAACCAGAACGCCTCATGGACATATTTGATAAGCAGTTTCATATCCCCGTAGAATATGTTAACGCCCGCGATCGCTTCTTAAAACAACTCGAAGGGGTAACAGACCCAGAAAAAAAACGCCGTCTCATTGGTCATGAGTTTATCCAAGTGTTTGAAGAAGAATCAAAACGTCTTGGCCCGTTTGATTATTTAGCCCAAGGGACTCTCTACCCCGATGTGATCGAATCAGCCGATACTAATATTGACCCCAAAACAGGGGAACGGGTTGCTGTCAAAATTAAAAGTCACCATAATGTGGGAGGCTTACCCAAGGATTTGCGCTTCAAATTAGTGGAACCCTTACGGAAGTTATTTAAAGATGAAGTCCGAAAAGTGGGTCGTTCCATTGGCTTACCCGAAGAAATTGTCCGCCGTCATCCCTTTCCAGGTCCAGGTTTAGCTATTCGTATTATTGGGGAAGTGACTTCAGAACGGTTAAACATCCTACGAGATGCTGATTTTGTGGTACGGGATGAAATCGGTAAACAGGGAATGTACCATGACTTTTGGCAAGCGTTTGCTGTTCTTTTACCCATTCGTAGCGTTGGGGTGATGGGGGATCAACGTACCTATGCCCATCCTATTGTATTACGGTTAATTAGCAGCGAAGATGGCATGACTGCCGACTGGTCGAGAGTGCCTTATGACCTCTTGGAAACCATTTCTAATCGCATTGTTAATGAGGTTAAAGGGGTTAACCGTGTGGTCTACGATATCACCTCTAAACCCCCAGGAACCATTGAATGGGAATAAGTGGAATTTGTTGACTAGAAACCCATCCTAATCTGAGTTTGGGTTAAGTTGAAAGGCTAATTCTATAGCAATTCCCATACTTGTGAGGTACAAAAGTGATCTCGAAGAGATCCGCTTTGCGGTGGGCTTTGAGGCAGGAGGCAGGTTTTATACTAAATCGATTGCCATACCTGCCTAACGAGTCAAGAAAATGGTAGCCAATAGACATCTCTAAGAATCCATCATAATATTTGCTTGGTGGGCGTGCTGGTTCCGAGGGGGCATACAGGAACCTGGATCTTAGATCCGAACGCTTCTGGAACCTGAGTTCGACGGAAGAGAATATATGGAAAACTGACAACCAACAAGAAGTCTCAAACCCTGATTCCCTCGTTCAAAAAATTCTAACTCCGTTGCGTAGCACGACGTAGTCGCGCTCCGAACTCCTAA from Crocosphaera subtropica ATCC 51142 includes these protein-coding regions:
- a CDS encoding ammonium transporter, translating into MVSTRTTKDVPSWQPLKAVARSFSPYWIACIPLAAIITIVLNKAVVAQDVEVDIFALTEATPEAIIQLQGTLNAIWVLIAAILVIFMNAGFGMLETGFCRHKNAVNILAKNLIVFALATLAYWALGYSLMFGGPENPIIGFGGWFLSGEPATYGLDPFPIGLPVSVAFLFQAAFAGTAATIVSGAVAERIKFTDFLIFSLLLVGISYPITGHWVWSGGWLGSLGFSDFAGSTVVHSVGGWAALMGAAILGPRMGKYVDGRPQAIPGHNMSIATLGCLILWIGWFGFNPGSQLAADSAVPYIAVTTNLAAAAGGVAATFVAWAKDGKPDLSMIINGILAGLVGITAGCNGVSYWGAVIIGAVAGVIVVYSVSFIDSVLKIDDPVGAISVHLVNGMWGTLAVGLFNTESGLFYGGGIGQLINQIIGIVAIGAFTVAFSAIVWTVLKATMGIRVSAEEELNGLDIGEHGMEAYHGFVKEPDGFGGAGSHSINDDIPTGAGM
- the guaA gene encoding glutamine-hydrolyzing GMP synthase; this translates as MTTQTPSLPNKPETLPTNTLDKSLDRQMIVILDFGSQYSELIARRIRETQVYSEVLSYRTTAQKLRQLNPKGIILSGGPNSVYDDRAPQCDPDIWQLGIPVLGVCYGMQLMVKQLGGQVEKALRGEYGKASLRIDDPTDLLTNVEDGSTMWMSHGDSCTRLPEGFSILAHTENTLCAAIADHDKKLFGVQFHPEVVHSVDGIALIRNFVYHICECEPTWTTEAFVDETIREIRAKVRDKRVLLALSGGVDSSTLAFLLHQAIGDNLTCMFIDQGFMRKGEPERLMDIFDKQFHIPVEYVNARDRFLKQLEGVTDPEKKRRLIGHEFIQVFEEESKRLGPFDYLAQGTLYPDVIESADTNIDPKTGERVAVKIKSHHNVGGLPKDLRFKLVEPLRKLFKDEVRKVGRSIGLPEEIVRRHPFPGPGLAIRIIGEVTSERLNILRDADFVVRDEIGKQGMYHDFWQAFAVLLPIRSVGVMGDQRTYAHPIVLRLISSEDGMTADWSRVPYDLLETISNRIVNEVKGVNRVVYDITSKPPGTIEWE
- the ribD gene encoding bifunctional diaminohydroxyphosphoribosylaminopyrimidine deaminase/5-amino-6-(5-phosphoribosylamino)uracil reductase RibD; translated protein: MMTPDNVDQQMMQRCLTLARRGLGYTSPNPLVGAVIVKEGKIIGEGFHLKAGEPHAEVFALREAGEKAVGGTVYVNLEPCNHYGRTPPCTEALISAKVARVVVGMVDPNPLVSGKGIARLQEAGIEVTVGVEEAACLRLNEAFCHRILHNQPFGILKYAMTLDGKISSSTGHSAWVTGTKSRQLVHEMRAGCDAVIVGGNTVRRDNPHLTIHQATGRNPLRVVMSRNLHLPQDANLWNVEIAPTIVFTEWGKNPSLQTQLRRKGVEVIELSPLIPSQVMDVLCERQLSSILWECGGVLAAEAIAQGGIQKIMAFIAPKIIGGFSAASPVGNLGLEKMSDALSLQNVSLRQVDRDILVEGYLNKV
- a CDS encoding c-type cytochrome; translated protein: MTVNEELIQPKDAIQRLILIILGMIFLAIVVIVGWYLHQISDPYIHEVLSRQGDVSRGQAIFEINCAGCHGLEADGIVGPSLHHVQKHKSKISLIQQVISGNTPPMPKFQPSPQDMADLLSYLEKL
- a CDS encoding DM13 domain-containing protein; its protein translation is MKLRRFAAFGLSSSLLFGSALFLPLFPSQATANQIEAQLIAQEVSVLSSSNFITVEQDHQTTGQVRVIRLNGKRYLDFDSEFTTAQGPDVQIILYRGKTVPLNVSEENYITLAKLKSFNGSQRYEIPNNLDLDDVQSVGIWCRKFNVTFAYASL
- a CDS encoding ArnT family glycosyltransferase, with amino-acid sequence MNNPIFFVFKRLFSFNFVILKKENPETLSIAWILLIGLLFRSFVAFWLLPGYDEGYYYLYTKHLDWSYFDHPIMVALTTGLGIWLTGITSPFTLRIGTLILYTGSLFLLYLTSAKLFSKTAAKITLVLCSIIPIFQLGFGIITLPDSPLIFFWSAALYCATDEFFTRRNQLYVPSYRLSILGVLIGLACLSKYHGFVLGFCLVGFCLSSNNYRKALLSRWTILGLFLFILTLFPLLFWNYQHDWISLKFQLSDRFLPVPNAPQKSYHILNALGVFGVNIALLFPTIGFPLWWVMTKSLYCDGYQLLSKKKNVDNLSNKKLFIYWISLPLTLGLIILGGKEQILVTWPIPGYWGMIFLLGLYGERWLNYSKIWVKRWLFGSAIAINTILLLLLLHLNTGTFFQSSHNALFKGFLTPETDPTTELIDVEEFRKQVNKSPLLLNYLKQSDFLFTNAYYLAGLIDLALEPLYDIPVTCFSYDRRGFYFWPDTDQWIGKNALYITLKRFHEMPELTDEFRAFFEEMKEIGKIEIKRGGVVVNVFYFYEANNLLRPYVATENSIR
- the petG gene encoding cytochrome b6-f complex subunit V gives rise to the protein MIEPLLLGIVLGLIPITLAGLFVAAYLQYKRGNQLNLE